A DNA window from Candidatus Latescibacterota bacterium contains the following coding sequences:
- a CDS encoding PadR family transcriptional regulator: MKRGNAMLSRREENILLAVWKLDEEAYAIPILKYLAEVTGESVSIGGIYVPLDRLIRKGLLTSWQSEPLPERGGMSRRYYKLTKKGREELVEARKVNDRLWDGLQDLSLEAE; this comes from the coding sequence ATGAAACGGGGAAACGCGATGCTGTCAAGAAGAGAGGAAAACATACTGCTCGCTGTCTGGAAGCTGGATGAAGAGGCATACGCCATACCGATCCTGAAATATCTCGCCGAAGTCACGGGCGAGTCGGTATCGATCGGGGGAATATACGTTCCTCTTGACCGGTTGATCCGGAAAGGACTTCTCACTTCCTGGCAGAGCGAACCGCTGCCCGAGCGGGGCGGAATGAGCAGACGTTATTACAAGCTGACAAAAAAAGGGCGTGAAGAGCTCGTCGAGGCGAGAAAGGTAAACGACCGACTTTGGGACGGTCTTCAGGACCTGTCTCTTGAAGCGGAGTGA